Genomic window (Williamwhitmania sp.):
CTGTTGGAATCAACCGAAGCAGCATTTGGCCCTTGGGAATAACAGGGTAAACAACAATTGAGCAGAATACACCGTAGTTCTCACGTAGGTCCATAATCATATTGAGAGCTTCCATGAGTTCGCCGTGCATCATAACTGGAGTTACCATCGACTCAGTAACACCAATATCGAAACCGGCATCCCTCAAGCCTTTCTGCAGGGCATAAACAATGGTCCATAACTTTTCACGAAGTTCAGGTTGAGTTTGAAGAAGTTCAAGCCTCTTCAACGCTCCAACAACCATTGGCATAGGTAATGATTTTGCATAAATCTGCGACCGCATGTTATACATTAGGAAATCAATAACATCCTCTTCGCTGGCAACAAAACCACCGATTCCGGCCATTGATTTAGCAAAGGTTCCAAAGTAGATATCAACCTTGTCCTGCACACCATAGTGTTCACCTGTACCGGCACCGGTTGGCCCCATGGTTCCAAAGCCATGTGCATCATCAATTAGCAATCGGAAGCTAAAATCATCCTTCATGGCAGTAATAGCCTTGAGGTTACCAAGGTCACCAGCCATGCCAAACACACCTTCGGTAATAACTAGAATGCCACCACCTGTTTTCTCAACCCACTTAGTTGCACGCTCTAGCTCCTTTCGCAGGTTCTCCATGTTGTTATGGGGAAAAACAAATCTCTTTCCTGGAAACAACCGCAAACCATCAATAATGCAGGCATGCGCTTCCGAGTCATAAACAACCACATCGTTCCTTCCAACCAGTGAGTCGATGATGGAGACCATACCCTGATAGCCATAATTGAGAAGGTAGGCCTTCGGTTTTCCAACAAATTCGGCTAACTTTTGCTCCAACTCTTCGTGCTTACGAGTTTGACCCGACATCATTCTTGCACCCATCGGATATCCCATACCATACTGGGCAGCAGCTTCTGCGTCCGCTTTTCGAACCTCAGGGTGATTTGCAAGTCCCAAATAGTTGTTAAGGCTCCAGTTTAGAACCTCTTTACCACGAAACATCATTCGAGGTTTAATTTCCCCCTCTAGCTTAGGGAAAGCAAAATATCCATGTCCAACTTTCTGATGTTGTCCTATTGGTCCACGGTTTTGTCTGATTTTCTCAAAAATATCCACGGCAACAATAATTAAATTGACTTTTTCTAAAATAAGTGCACAAAACTAACGTTTTTTCCGACTTTTAACAAAGGAGTAGTCAAATTTGTAAAGCAAGAGTTACCCATAAAAGTGTTAAAAAGTTATAACATAATACGAACTGCACTAAAAGCTGCGATTAACAATTCAAAAAAAATCGGTTGTTTCAAACTAATGCTTAACTTTGTCCGTTAATTGAAGAAACAATTCACAAGCAATTACCTGTTGCTGCTAACATGAATTGCAATTTTCTTCTGTTAACAGTTGTTTTCAGAATTTTATTAATAGCTAATTATCCCAGTCGAGTGAATAAGTTCAAATTAATTGCAGCAGTAGTAATTGCAGCCTCTGTGCTTGCAGGATGTAGCGGTTACGAAAAAATTCTCAAGAGCAAGGACAACGAGCTCAAGTATTCCAAGGCACTGTACTATTACAACAAAAGTGACTTCTACCATGCTTCCCTCCTATTGGAACAAATTCTTCCAATATACAGAGGGACAAACAGAGCCGATACCGTTAACTACTACTACGCCTACAGCCAGTATGGCCAAGGTGATT
Coding sequences:
- a CDS encoding aminotransferase class I/II-fold pyridoxal phosphate-dependent enzyme, with product MDIFEKIRQNRGPIGQHQKVGHGYFAFPKLEGEIKPRMMFRGKEVLNWSLNNYLGLANHPEVRKADAEAAAQYGMGYPMGARMMSGQTRKHEELEQKLAEFVGKPKAYLLNYGYQGMVSIIDSLVGRNDVVVYDSEAHACIIDGLRLFPGKRFVFPHNNMENLRKELERATKWVEKTGGGILVITEGVFGMAGDLGNLKAITAMKDDFSFRLLIDDAHGFGTMGPTGAGTGEHYGVQDKVDIYFGTFAKSMAGIGGFVASEEDVIDFLMYNMRSQIYAKSLPMPMVVGALKRLELLQTQPELREKLWTIVYALQKGLRDAGFDIGVTESMVTPVMMHGELMEALNMIMDLRENYGVFCSIVVYPVIPKGQMLLRLIPTASHTLEDVNYTVKCFTECRDKLVAGKYKSETVPASSLK